The Eubacteriales bacterium genome has a window encoding:
- the feoB gene encoding ferrous iron transport protein B — translation MLLALVGNQNCGKTTLFNRLTGSKQYVGNFPGITVQKKEGRVLKLKDAILVDLPGIYSLLPYTPEEILCRDFLLNERPDVIINIIDATNIERNLYLTIQLLELDIPIVIALNMMDDIDAAGGKIDAESIEKKLDIPIVPISAKKNKGIDVLIEKVKQLSVSRKKPMPKIISREIEGLYKQIEEIITKNSIRLNYPKKYSITKLIEKDTEFLKHLEIRKGVLEQIEEKVLELENKIKMDRFCALADMRYRFIEKICSGNIFLGDVLKAKEFSKKLDKIFTSRYFAIPIFLIIILIIFYFTFGGITQKLGDILSGLITSISEKTDVFLNNIGLSVILNSLIVDGIISGIGSVVSFLPTILMLFFLLSILEGSGYFARIAYFMDAHFAKIGLSGKSIVPMLLGFGCSVPAIMATRTLIGEKDRKITVFIIPFMSCSAKLPVYTMFAAAFFSKNRIIVMASLYLIGILVGVLSAKILSKFYKDKSESSVFLLELPPYRIPTLRTVLTHMSEKTKDFLKRAFSIILLASIVIWLLKSFDWNFNFISDSRFSILSYIGILLVPVFIPLGFGDWRICAALLTGLAAKETVISTLSILLNCTKETLSTALMGLFTPLSAFSFLVFTLLYSPCVASIAVAKRELGSAWLTFKMILFQTSVAWGLSFIIYRIGKIFFA, via the coding sequence ATGTTATTGGCGCTTGTAGGGAACCAAAACTGCGGAAAGACAACGCTTTTCAACAGGCTTACAGGCAGTAAACAGTACGTTGGAAATTTCCCGGGAATTACCGTTCAGAAAAAAGAAGGAAGAGTTTTAAAATTAAAAGATGCCATATTAGTAGATCTGCCGGGTATATACTCTCTTTTGCCATATACGCCTGAGGAAATTTTATGCCGGGATTTTTTATTAAACGAGCGTCCGGATGTGATAATAAATATTATCGATGCAACTAATATTGAGCGGAACCTTTATCTTACAATTCAGCTTTTAGAGCTAGATATACCTATCGTTATTGCTCTTAACATGATGGATGACATAGATGCAGCCGGAGGTAAAATAGATGCGGAATCGATTGAAAAAAAGCTTGATATTCCCATCGTACCGATTTCCGCAAAGAAAAATAAAGGTATAGATGTTTTAATTGAAAAAGTAAAGCAGTTAAGTGTATCAAGAAAAAAACCAATGCCTAAAATAATTTCCAGGGAAATTGAAGGCCTTTATAAGCAAATTGAAGAAATCATAACGAAAAATAGTATAAGGTTAAATTACCCGAAAAAATACTCAATTACAAAATTGATAGAGAAGGATACGGAATTTTTAAAACATCTGGAGATAAGAAAAGGCGTTTTAGAGCAAATAGAGGAAAAAGTTTTAGAATTAGAAAATAAAATAAAGATGGACAGGTTTTGCGCTTTAGCGGATATGAGATATAGGTTTATAGAAAAAATATGCTCTGGAAATATTTTTCTAGGAGATGTTTTAAAGGCCAAGGAGTTTTCAAAGAAGCTGGATAAAATTTTTACAAGCCGCTATTTTGCAATACCTATCTTTTTAATTATCATACTTATTATATTTTACTTTACATTTGGCGGTATAACGCAAAAATTAGGTGATATTTTAAGCGGACTTATCACTAGCATATCTGAAAAAACAGACGTATTTTTAAATAATATAGGCCTTTCTGTAATATTAAATTCTTTAATTGTAGATGGCATAATAAGCGGTATAGGCAGTGTTGTTTCTTTTCTGCCCACTATTTTGATGTTGTTTTTTCTGCTTTCTATTTTAGAAGGAAGCGGATATTTTGCTAGGATTGCATATTTTATGGATGCGCATTTTGCAAAGATAGGGCTTTCCGGAAAGTCTATAGTGCCGATGCTGCTTGGTTTTGGATGCAGTGTACCGGCGATAATGGCAACACGCACATTGATAGGGGAAAAGGATAGAAAAATTACGGTTTTTATAATACCATTTATGTCTTGCAGCGCCAAACTTCCTGTATACACTATGTTTGCTGCTGCTTTTTTTAGTAAAAACAGGATTATTGTCATGGCTTCACTGTATTTAATTGGCATATTGGTAGGGGTTTTATCTGCTAAGATATTAAGCAAGTTTTATAAAGATAAGAGTGAGTCTTCGGTATTTTTGCTTGAATTACCTCCGTATAGAATACCGACTTTAAGAACGGTGCTAACACATATGTCTGAAAAGACAAAGGATTTTTTAAAACGGGCTTTTTCTATAATACTGCTTGCTTCTATTGTTATATGGCTGTTAAAATCGTTTGATTGGAACTTTAATTTTATTTCTGACAGCCGTTTTAGTATACTTTCTTATATAGGTATTTTGCTTGTACCTGTTTTTATTCCGTTAGGGTTTGGTGATTGGAGAATATGCGCCGCGCTTTTAACGGGATTAGCTGCGAAAGAAACTGTAATAAGCACGTTGAGTATACTGCTTAACTGTACCAAAGAAACTTTATCTACGGCATTGATGGGGCTGTTTACTCCATTAAGTGCATTTTCATTTCTGGTTTTTACTTTGCTGTATTCGCCTTGCGTAGCTTCTATCGCAGTTGCGAAAAGGGAACTTGGCAGTGCATGGCTGACTTTTAAAATGATTTTATTTCAGACTTCGGTTGCATGGGGGCTCTCCTTTATCATTTATAGAATAGGGAAAATATTTTTTGCATAG
- a CDS encoding FeoA domain-containing protein → MRLDEVGVGIPVVIKEIHGTGALRRRILDMGMTPNTRIVISGVASGGNPIEISVRGYELTMRLKDAQIIEVVKIHEG, encoded by the coding sequence TTGAGGCTTGATGAAGTTGGTGTGGGTATCCCTGTGGTGATAAAGGAAATACACGGGACAGGAGCGCTTAGAAGAAGGATATTAGATATGGGGATGACCCCGAATACACGTATAGTCATAAGCGGAGTTGCATCTGGCGGCAACCCGATCGAGATTTCTGTTAGGGGATATGAGTTAACAATGAGGCTCAAAGATGCTCAGATAATAGAAGTAGTTAAGATACATGAGGGTTAG
- the galE gene encoding UDP-glucose 4-epimerase GalE, which translates to MILVTGGAGFIGSHTCIELISSGYDILIVDDFSNSKPEIVDKIGLIAGKKVRCIHADATDKAMLKRIFNENKIDAVIHFAGFKAVGESVEKPLLYYKNNIDSTLALCETMQEYGVKKFIFSSSATVYRSDNKMPLDEDSSLGCTNPYGWTKYMIEQILRDICVSDKEWAVALLRYFNPIGAHKSGLIGEDPNGIPNNLMPYITRVASGKLEELHVFGNDYPTPDGTGIRDYIHVVDLAKGHVSALNYVNKNTGIEAFNLGTGRGYSVLEVIKAFEKASGKKLTYVIDGRRAGDIAVCFAKTDKSKKILNWEAKLNLDDMCTDSWRWELNRK; encoded by the coding sequence ATGATACTTGTAACCGGAGGGGCAGGCTTTATAGGTAGCCATACCTGCATTGAACTGATTTCAAGCGGATATGACATATTAATTGTAGATGATTTTTCTAACAGTAAGCCGGAAATAGTTGATAAGATTGGTTTAATTGCAGGCAAAAAAGTGCGCTGTATCCATGCCGATGCAACTGATAAGGCTATGCTTAAACGGATATTTAATGAAAATAAAATAGATGCCGTAATACATTTTGCAGGGTTTAAGGCTGTTGGAGAATCAGTTGAAAAACCTCTTTTATATTATAAAAATAATATAGATTCAACACTTGCCTTATGTGAAACTATGCAAGAATATGGCGTTAAAAAGTTTATATTTAGTTCCTCTGCAACTGTATATAGGAGCGACAATAAAATGCCTCTTGATGAGGATTCTTCGCTTGGTTGTACAAATCCCTATGGATGGACCAAGTATATGATAGAACAGATACTTAGAGATATATGCGTTTCAGATAAGGAGTGGGCTGTAGCTCTTCTTAGGTACTTTAACCCTATAGGAGCTCATAAAAGCGGGCTAATAGGTGAAGACCCAAACGGTATACCAAATAACTTAATGCCATATATTACGAGAGTAGCATCCGGAAAACTTGAAGAACTGCACGTTTTTGGAAACGATTATCCAACGCCGGATGGAACTGGTATAAGGGATTATATACATGTGGTAGACCTTGCAAAAGGCCATGTAAGTGCGCTTAATTACGTCAATAAAAATACGGGTATTGAAGCTTTTAACTTAGGAACAGGGAGAGGATATAGCGTACTTGAAGTTATAAAGGCCTTTGAAAAAGCTTCCGGCAAAAAACTAACTTATGTGATAGACGGCAGGCGAGCAGGTGATATCGCAGTATGTTTTGCCAAAACGGACAAGTCTAAAAAAATTCTTAATTGGGAAGCAAAACTTAACTTAGATGATATGTGTACAGACTCATGGAGATGGGAGTTAAATAGAAAATAA
- a CDS encoding exopolysaccharide biosynthesis polyprenyl glycosylphosphotransferase translates to MFKTIVHSFRKAVLFINKLLIIAVTLAAYVFVLFEYYNEVLFYYKGNYIIVFLYLIILLLFAGSYGCFRIGILRLYEIVCSYILAIFITNLITYFVLSLIAKTMLNPIPLGILAIFQCVISCILYLAANKIYFKLYPARDCIVIYSASDKDKAIVKKFKSIKERYKICAIYKESEEYEYLISKIDKHSAVILGDIAEELRVKLISYCFEKDKRLYIVPTMQYILMNNAHEIQIKDSLIYMCKNRGFALEQLAIKRFMDIALSFIGIIILSPIMILTILAIKLQDGGQIFYKQKRLTRNGRTFTLIKFRSMIESAEPDGEARFADINDSRITKIGKFIRATRIDEIPQLFNILTGDMSLVGPRPERPEIFEEYCKVFPQFRYRLKVKAGLTGYAQIYGKYTTSLEDKVKMDLLYIEHCSIIMDVRLLISTLKVVFMKKSTEGFSKEDLKLVGNVTKNIKVKTKKK, encoded by the coding sequence TTGTTTAAAACAATCGTACATAGCTTTAGAAAAGCAGTATTATTTATAAACAAACTACTAATTATAGCAGTCACTTTGGCTGCTTATGTTTTTGTACTTTTTGAATACTATAATGAAGTACTTTTCTATTATAAAGGGAATTATATAATTGTATTTTTATACTTAATTATATTATTGTTATTCGCTGGATCGTACGGTTGTTTTAGAATAGGTATTTTAAGGCTGTACGAAATCGTATGTTCTTATATACTTGCTATTTTTATTACAAATCTTATAACTTATTTCGTCTTGTCATTAATTGCAAAGACTATGTTAAACCCGATTCCGTTGGGCATTCTTGCGATATTCCAATGTGTTATTTCGTGCATACTTTATTTGGCTGCAAATAAAATATATTTTAAACTATATCCTGCAAGGGACTGCATAGTTATTTATTCTGCCTCGGACAAGGACAAGGCGATAGTCAAGAAATTTAAAAGTATAAAAGAGAGATATAAGATATGCGCTATATATAAAGAAAGCGAGGAATATGAATATCTTATTAGCAAGATAGATAAACATTCCGCTGTAATATTAGGAGACATTGCAGAAGAACTTCGTGTAAAGCTTATTTCATACTGTTTTGAGAAAGACAAGAGGCTTTATATAGTACCTACAATGCAATATATTTTAATGAATAATGCTCATGAAATACAAATCAAAGATTCGCTGATTTATATGTGTAAAAACAGGGGGTTTGCACTGGAACAGCTTGCAATCAAGCGTTTTATGGACATAGCCCTTTCATTTATCGGTATAATAATTTTAAGCCCTATTATGATACTAACTATACTTGCAATCAAGCTTCAGGACGGAGGGCAGATATTTTATAAGCAAAAAAGGCTTACTAGAAATGGCAGAACCTTTACTTTAATAAAATTCAGAAGCATGATAGAAAGCGCGGAGCCTGACGGAGAAGCGCGTTTTGCAGATATAAACGATTCACGCATAACTAAAATAGGGAAGTTTATAAGGGCAACACGTATAGATGAGATACCTCAGTTATTTAATATTTTAACCGGAGATATGTCACTTGTCGGCCCAAGGCCGGAGCGGCCGGAAATTTTTGAAGAATACTGTAAAGTATTCCCACAATTCAGGTACCGGTTAAAAGTTAAGGCAGGGCTTACAGGTTATGCGCAAATTTACGGCAAGTATACCACATCTCTTGAGGATAAAGTAAAAATGGACTTGCTTTATATAGAACATTGTTCAATAATAATGGACGTACGCCTTTTGATATCCACTTTAAAAGTTGTGTTCATGAAAAAAAGTACAGAAGGGTTTTCAAAAGAAGATTTAAAGCTCGTTGGTAATGTAACTAAAAATATTAAAGTTAAAACGAAAAAGAAATAA
- a CDS encoding TM2 domain-containing protein produces MDKEKVDFYIMTNNKYFPEEKILFLREKLSCLDDEKFMLLTSMELKDPTTMLLISIFLGSLGIDRFMIGDTGMGVLKLLTAGVCGILTIIDWFTIQNRTKELNFNKITMLIV; encoded by the coding sequence ATGGATAAGGAAAAAGTTGATTTTTATATTATGACAAATAACAAATATTTTCCGGAAGAAAAAATTCTTTTCTTAAGAGAAAAACTATCATGTTTAGACGATGAGAAGTTTATGCTGCTTACTTCTATGGAACTAAAAGATCCAACTACTATGCTTCTTATTTCTATATTTTTAGGGTCTCTTGGAATAGACAGATTTATGATAGGTGATACCGGTATGGGGGTTTTAAAGCTTTTAACAGCAGGAGTATGCGGGATATTAACTATTATAGATTGGTTTACTATCCAGAACCGTACGAAAGAACTTAATTTCAATAAGATAACGATGCTCATAGTATAA
- a CDS encoding DUF2752 domain-containing protein, giving the protein MKRHLGEKGTTKKIIFKHIIILLTCTAYILIIDALNIGCPFRWVTGIPCPACGAMRAYVSFFNLDFKGAFLHHPLFWLLPILLFIGIHKDTKMLKFLSTKTKQIILILGAVLFITVYFIRLFNGWII; this is encoded by the coding sequence ATGAAAAGACATTTGGGTGAAAAGGGTACAACAAAAAAGATTATATTTAAACATATAATTATTCTATTAACTTGTACGGCATATATTTTGATAATCGATGCGCTAAACATCGGCTGCCCGTTTAGATGGGTAACGGGTATACCATGCCCGGCATGTGGTGCCATGAGAGCTTATGTATCTTTTTTCAATCTGGATTTTAAGGGCGCATTTTTACATCATCCACTTTTCTGGCTTTTACCTATACTACTGTTTATAGGTATACATAAAGACACTAAAATGCTTAAATTTTTAAGCACAAAAACAAAGCAGATAATCCTTATTTTAGGAGCAGTTTTATTTATTACCGTATATTTTATAAGGCTTTTTAATGGGTGGATTATCTAG
- a CDS encoding Dabb family protein has protein sequence MVRHIVAWNFKKNFTSEQNRENAAKAKEKLEALTDKIGEIVSLKVDINPLKTSTCDIVLTSLFENEKTLASYIIHPEHQRVRDFVNTILENKQCIDIYE, from the coding sequence ATGGTAAGGCATATTGTAGCATGGAATTTTAAAAAAAATTTTACAAGTGAACAAAACAGGGAAAATGCGGCAAAGGCAAAGGAAAAGCTAGAAGCTTTAACAGATAAGATAGGCGAAATAGTTTCTTTAAAAGTAGATATAAATCCGCTTAAGACAAGTACCTGTGATATAGTTTTAACCAGCCTGTTTGAAAATGAGAAGACACTAGCTTCTTATATAATTCATCCGGAACATCAAAGAGTGCGAGACTTTGTCAATACTATACTGGAAAATAAGCAGTGCATAGACATCTATGAATAA
- a CDS encoding GtrA family protein, with amino-acid sequence MEKETKVTLTKKQNAIQFIKFAAFSASAGIVQFLSFTLLTELTDLKYWPCYLIALILSVVYNFTINRRYTFKSIANFPKAMLKVIGYYCVFTPLSTWWGDQLTGIGLNEYIVLAGTMLINFITEFLFCRFVVYRKSINTNKLAQKEMKKGLV; translated from the coding sequence ATGGAAAAAGAGACTAAAGTCACTCTTACTAAAAAACAAAATGCAATACAATTTATAAAATTTGCGGCATTTTCTGCTTCGGCGGGTATTGTACAGTTCTTAAGCTTTACTTTATTAACGGAACTTACCGATTTAAAATACTGGCCGTGTTATCTTATCGCACTAATATTGTCTGTAGTTTATAATTTTACTATCAACAGAAGATATACATTTAAATCTATCGCCAATTTCCCAAAGGCAATGCTTAAGGTAATTGGCTATTACTGTGTATTTACACCGTTATCTACCTGGTGGGGTGATCAGCTGACGGGTATTGGATTAAATGAATATATAGTGCTTGCAGGGACTATGCTTATAAACTTTATAACAGAATTTTTATTCTGCCGCTTTGTAGTATATAGGAAATCTATAAACACTAATAAGCTAGCCCAAAAAGAAATGAAAAAAGGATTGGTTTAA
- a CDS encoding zinc ribbon domain-containing protein → MYCKNCGAKISDNSSFCSSCGTNLNDSAVSFKNKEPEKHKNNSKKLLIGILASFTAFIVIAVSVILLLPKGPDSSMLSETLQQETISLTDTYYDAQILTYKVLNVDNTQIDYDTWYRGMEKACSLWQQLDEQCTKLDLICNDVIENTSSGTQNNTFQDAVGSLFTLREANAYTRNEINAVFDAAPAGQRIKALANFLGTDAKTAYSVLKNTQSEITKEAYEQESFYEKCETAATVIKDAAKVGFMASTIAYQGGFAATYSLLEGAGIIAAGADLFLEIYEDGATIAYGEGNDYAAVVKDLRKGSKPLAAIFGLSNLTGNAIEQLGYLSDSTLALFQNDEVLGFNIKNKNLSNEELYGMDYADLQYWANANGIDLQTTPNGFPKLTADDVADVDIDVPGASTKPSAIVSPEVSDDVIAGDLNQILIGVWQGTDYWGDGYGDDGRYISYHVDNQGEISYLTFTESTASFQYVREDTGENDGMPTVFQYTLDGNTINLYSDGTLQFCVYYNPSDGNIYNTDPVYLTTNGTYRLYAKISS, encoded by the coding sequence ATGTATTGTAAAAATTGTGGGGCAAAAATTTCTGATAACAGCAGTTTTTGTTCTAGCTGCGGTACTAATTTAAATGATTCCGCTGTATCTTTTAAAAATAAAGAACCGGAAAAACATAAAAATAACAGCAAAAAGCTGCTTATTGGTATACTAGCCAGCTTTACGGCATTCATCGTTATAGCTGTTTCTGTAATCCTATTGCTCCCAAAGGGACCGGACAGTAGTATGCTCTCTGAGACACTGCAGCAAGAGACAATATCGCTTACCGATACTTATTATGATGCGCAGATTTTGACATATAAGGTACTAAATGTTGATAATACGCAGATAGATTATGATACTTGGTACCGTGGTATGGAAAAAGCATGCTCACTTTGGCAACAGCTCGACGAGCAATGTACTAAATTAGATTTAATATGTAACGATGTAATTGAAAACACATCATCGGGCACGCAGAACAATACGTTTCAAGATGCGGTAGGAAGCCTCTTTACATTAAGGGAGGCAAATGCATATACGAGAAATGAAATCAATGCGGTATTCGACGCTGCACCTGCCGGCCAGAGGATAAAAGCACTCGCAAATTTTTTAGGTACTGATGCTAAAACGGCGTACAGCGTATTAAAAAATACGCAGTCTGAAATAACAAAAGAGGCTTATGAGCAGGAAAGCTTTTACGAAAAGTGCGAGACAGCTGCTACAGTTATCAAAGATGCTGCAAAGGTTGGATTTATGGCAAGTACTATCGCGTATCAGGGAGGATTTGCCGCAACGTACAGCCTGCTAGAAGGTGCGGGTATTATCGCAGCGGGAGCCGACCTTTTTCTTGAGATTTATGAAGACGGTGCAACAATTGCATATGGAGAAGGCAATGATTATGCTGCGGTCGTTAAAGATTTGCGCAAAGGAAGCAAGCCTTTAGCCGCGATTTTCGGGTTAAGCAATTTAACCGGCAATGCTATTGAGCAGCTTGGATATTTATCAGATAGTACTTTGGCACTTTTCCAAAATGATGAGGTGCTTGGATTTAATATTAAAAATAAAAATCTTTCAAATGAAGAGCTTTATGGTATGGACTATGCTGATCTACAGTATTGGGCTAATGCTAACGGTATAGACTTGCAAACCACACCAAATGGATTCCCTAAATTGACCGCTGACGACGTTGCAGATGTTGACATAGATGTACCAGGCGCTTCTACAAAGCCTTCTGCCATAGTTTCACCGGAAGTTTCAGACGACGTTATAGCTGGCGATTTAAACCAGATCTTAATAGGCGTTTGGCAGGGTACGGATTACTGGGGCGACGGATATGGGGACGATGGGAGGTATATATCATACCATGTAGATAATCAAGGTGAGATTTCATATCTGACTTTTACAGAAAGCACAGCGTCATTCCAATATGTGAGAGAAGATACCGGAGAGAATGACGGTATGCCTACGGTTTTTCAATATACACTCGATGGGAATACAATAAACTTATATAGCGATGGTACACTTCAGTTTTGTGTCTATTATAATCCTTCAGACGGGAATATATATAATACAGATCCTGTGTATTTAACTACAAATGGCACTTACCGTTTATATGCTAAGATAAGCTCTTAG
- a CDS encoding flavodoxin: MKTLVIFYSLEGNTRFISKIIAKELNADILELKTKKEYPSTGFKKYFWGGKSVVFKEKPVLINDKVDLGLYDNVIIGTPIWAGTYAAPYNTFLKEYNFFGKKIALFACQGGGSTKKCFKMFKEALDGNQFIGEIDFMDPLTNDKDTNAKKAADWAKGLKF; this comes from the coding sequence ATGAAAACATTAGTGATATTTTATTCGTTAGAAGGAAATACAAGATTTATTTCTAAAATAATTGCAAAAGAACTTAATGCAGACATACTGGAATTAAAAACGAAAAAGGAATACCCTTCCACCGGGTTTAAAAAATACTTTTGGGGCGGTAAAAGCGTTGTATTTAAAGAGAAGCCGGTGCTCATCAACGATAAAGTAGATTTAGGCCTATACGATAACGTTATAATAGGAACACCGATTTGGGCCGGCACCTATGCCGCACCGTATAATACATTTCTAAAGGAATATAACTTCTTCGGCAAAAAAATCGCATTGTTTGCCTGCCAAGGCGGAGGCAGCACTAAAAAATGCTTCAAGATGTTTAAAGAAGCGCTTGACGGCAACCAATTTATCGGGGAAATAGATTTTATGGACCCGCTTACAAATGATAAAGATACTAATGCTAAAAAGGCAGCCGATTGGGCCAAAGGCTTAAAGTTTTAA
- a CDS encoding V-type ATP synthase subunit D produces the protein MALLRVNPTRMELTRLKKRLKVAVRGHKLLKDKRDEMVRQFIELVKENKRLREETEEILIRALNAFLKARLAMAPEEMEEALMFPAREITVKAGKKNIMSIDVPRITFEEVSRSDAFLPYGFLSTSGELDTSIVALKDALPNMLKLAGIEKTCDMLADEIEKTRRRVNALEYVLIPQLEETIKYIVMKLDENERGNLTRLMKMKEMLHGE, from the coding sequence ATGGCACTGCTTCGGGTTAACCCTACGCGTATGGAGCTTACACGCTTAAAAAAGCGTTTAAAAGTCGCCGTGCGCGGGCATAAGCTTTTAAAAGACAAACGTGACGAAATGGTCCGCCAATTTATTGAGCTTGTAAAAGAAAATAAGCGCCTTCGTGAAGAGACGGAGGAGATTTTAATAAGAGCACTCAACGCATTTTTAAAGGCGCGCCTTGCTATGGCACCTGAAGAGATGGAGGAAGCGCTTATGTTTCCTGCACGTGAAATAACGGTAAAGGCAGGCAAGAAAAATATAATGAGTATAGATGTGCCGAGAATTACTTTTGAAGAGGTATCCAGAAGCGACGCATTTTTGCCTTACGGGTTTTTAAGCACGTCCGGCGAACTCGATACTTCAATCGTAGCACTTAAAGACGCTTTGCCGAACATGTTGAAACTAGCAGGTATTGAAAAGACATGCGATATGCTGGCAGATGAAATAGAGAAAACCAGGAGGCGTGTAAACGCTCTTGAGTATGTATTGATTCCACAGCTTGAAGAGACTATCAAATATATAGTTATGAAACTCGATGAAAACGAACGCGGGAATTTGACAAGGCTAATGAAGATGAAAGAAATGCTTCATGGCGAGTAA